The Caenorhabditis elegans chromosome I genome includes the window GTCATTTGCACGCGTCGGAATGGTGAAGACTttctttttcggttttcataGACCGCCTTTTCAGTCGAGGTAGCCAATGGTTTTGCCTTCAAAGCCGGTGTTCTTGAACTGCTCTCCTCGGTCTCGGCGGATTCTTCAGAGTCAGCACGTTGTGGTCTTGGAGTGACAGCCTTAGATGGTTTTGGAAGATCTTCGTCGTCATCAGAGGAATCAGAAGATTCAGCTTTCTTTAGTGCAGTCTTTGGAGTTGATTTTGCTGGTGTGGTGGCAGacttctttttcgttttctcatCATCCGAAGAATCGTCTGACGATGAAGAGGCTTCTTTTTTCACAGCGGTTTTTGCAGGTGTTGACTTGGCTGGTGTCTTCTTAGCCGGTGCCTCGTCATCAGAAGAATCATCGGATGAATCAGCTTTTTTGGCAGATTGCTTAGGAGTAGCTTTTGGTGTTGGCTTGGCAGTCGGCTTCTTTTCATCGTCAGAAGAATCATCTGAACTTGAAGCcgctttctcttttttcgggACAACGTTAGGAGTTTGTTTCACCACTGGTTTCTTTTCATCATCGGATGAGTCCGAAGACGATGCTGCTGCTTTCTTTGTAACTGACTTCGGGGTGACTTTGACAGGAGTTGCCTTTGTAGGCTTCTTCTCATCATCGGATGAATCAGAAGACGAATCAACTTTCTTCGCTACAATCTTGACTGGAGTTGGCTTAACTGGAGTCTTTTTCGCTGGAGCCTCATCATCAGAAGAATCAGAAGATGAATCGGCCTTCTTGGCAGCAGGCTTTGGAGTTGCTTTAGCTGATGTTGGCTTGGCAACTGGTTTCTTCTCGTCGTCGGAGGAATCAGAAGATGAGGAGGCGGCCTTCTTGGCAGTAGGCTTTGGAGTGGTCTTAGCCGGTGTTGACTTGGCAGCTGGCTTCTCGTCATCGGATGAATCCGAAGAGGATTCGGCCTTCTTGGAAGCAGGCTTTGGAGCAGCTTTAGCTGGAGTCTTTTTCGCTGGAGCTTCATCatcagaaaaatcagaagaTAAATCGGCCTTCTTGGCAGCAGGCTTTGGAGTTGCTTTAGCTGATGTTGGCTTGGCAACTGGTTTCTTCTCGTCATCGCTTGAATCCGAAGAGGACTCGGCCTTCTTGGCAACAGGCTTTGGAGTAGCGTTGGCTGGAGTTGGCTTGGCAGCTGGTTTTTTCTCGTCGTCGGAGGAATCAGAAGATGAGGAGGCGACCTTCTTGGCAGTAGGCTTTGGAGTGATCTTAGCCGGTGTTGACTTGGCAGCTGGCTTCTCGTCATCGGATGAATCCGAAGAGGATTCGGCCTTCTTGGAAGCAGGCTTTGGAGCAGCTTTAGCTGGAGTCTTTTTCGCTGGAGCTTCATCATCAGAAGAATCAGAAGATGAATCGGCCTTCTTGGCAGCAGGCTTTGGAGTTGCTTTAGCTGATGTTGGCTTGGCAACTGGTTTCTTCTCGTCATCGGATGAATCCGAAGAGGATTCGGCCTTCTTTGCAACAGGCTTTGGAGTAGCTTTAGCCGGCGTTGGCTTGGCAGCTGGCTTCTTCTCGTCATCGCTTGAATCCGAAGAGGACTCGGCCTTCTTGGCAACAGGCTTTGGAGTAGCTTTAGCTGGTGCTGGCTTGGCAACTGGTTTCTTCTCGTCATCGGATGAATCCGAAGAGGATTCGGCCTTCTTTGCAACAGGCTTTGGAGTAGCTTTAGCCGGCGTTGGCTTGGCAGCTGGCTTCTTCTCGTCATCGCTTGAATCCGAAGAGGACTCGGCCTTCTTGGCAACAGGCTTTGGAGCAGCTTTAGCTGGAGTCTTTTTCGCTGGAGCTTCATCATCAGAAGAATCAGAAGATGAATCGGCCTTCTTGGCAGCAGGCTTTGGAGTTGCTTTAGCTGGTGCTGGCTTGGCAACTGGCTTCTTCTCGTCATCGCTTGAATCCGAAGAGGACTCGGCCTTCTTGACAACAGGCTTTGGAGTAGGTTTAGCTGGAGTTGGTTTGGCAGCTGGCTTCTTTTCGTCGTCAGAGGAATCGGAAGATGAAGAAGCGGCTTTCTTGGCAACAACTTTCTGGAGAACATTCGCAACTGGAGTAAcctgtaaaaataattgatattttaaaatattcgtATGATGAATTTCGTACCTTTACTGGATTTGCTTTCTTGCTTTTGCCATCGTCGCTATCCTCGCTATCACTGTCGGAATCACTGGTATCCTGCTTCTTTGCCATTGGCTTTGGAGCAACTTTGGTTGTAACAGCTGGAGCTTTCTTCGGAGGTTCATCATCGCTATCGCTATCAGAGCTTGACGCAGCTTTCTTCTGTGCAGGAGTTTGGGCCGGTTTCTTAACTGGAGTCAATTTCTTGGCAGGAGCATCACTATCCGAACTGCTGCTAGATTCAGCCTTCTTTTGAACAGGAGTCGCCGATTTTTTGGCCGCAACATTGACAGGTTTTTGCACACCATTCTTCTGGAATtcttgattaatttttaaaacttttttagaaatctgtACTACCTTCACAGCTCCATCGTCTGAAGAATCTGAGTCAGACGAGTCCTTTGCTGCCATTTTTTTAACAGGTGGCTCGTTTCCGGAAGAAGAAGCTATACGCTTTCTCTTCTTGAATACATTGTCGGTGACGATGTCTTTGAGCTTTGGCGCTTCATTGtcttttaactgaaatttgttcattATAATTACAATAAATGACTAAATAACACTCACAAACGCATCCAACTTTTTCCGTGTTGCttcattgaacattttcgataCCAACTCCGGGTTTCTTTGTGAAATTTCGCTGTAGAGAACAGCATTCGCATACAAGTCGGAACTCATAGCGATCAGGGGTACCCTAAAAACACTTAAATGGTATATAAGACATTGAATATTGATTTAGCGCaataaaaactacaatttttctctaaaaaatcgataaaaagattgataaaatagaaaaaatggctTTAAAACTATCGAactacgaaaaaaaagttgcagataacaatcgtggcgggacccaccATTCGACAAACCACGCGCGCCTTTAAGAAAAAGGGGCGGTTATTCAAATACGAGTTTTTctactttgattttttcgaattatgcagacttttctgtaaaacgaaaatttaaaaaataagttgaTTGTCTTTGGACTATCAACATGACTCAATAATTGTTCATTCAACAAACCTCCTGGGTGAAAGGAAGTACTTCATCAATGAGTAAATAGGGTCTGTGAGTTAATAAGAATGACGGATTGTTAAAACATTTATGGCTGACTGGAGAAGTAAGAGgcaatttcacagaaaatgtaCAAATTTGATCAAACATGAAAGATACAAATAAAAGGCACTTAATTTTGTCTCGAACTAGACAAGATTAGAGAAAACTAtgaagtttctaaaaaaaaagttagctTATATACAATACATTAAAGAAGATTGATGCTGCTTAATCCGAATGACAACACTCCTCAATCTCGAAATCATTTGAAGGATTCGAAAGCCGTCCTTCTACAACATCCGATACAATTTCATTGAAAGCTGCCGGATCATCTGCATAGACATGAGTTCCAGCACCTCTGACAATCTTAATATCCACATATGCATTCTCTCGAGTTGATTGAATATCGATTGCCGGTCCTGGATCAATCCAACTCTTGCTGCCGTAGATAAACGAAACGCCTACGTTTTTATCAATTCcattgaatctgaaattatttttaaactatattTCGAGTACTCATCAGCCGAAACCTTTTGATCATTGGTCTTTTTGCCCAACCGACTGGCAATGTCATATTCATGAAAGCAGTTTCTCCAGTTGGATTGGGAAGATTCAGATAATACACATATTTGTAAATATCATAGTCATGAAGTCCGGGGAATCGGAGTAAAAGATCTGGACGCAACTTTTTGACAATTGCCggcgctgaaaaaaaatcttttaagtTAAATAATTAAGATTGAACAGCTAACCATATGGCCCCATCCATCGCATCGGCGAGAATGGATTGAAGTATCCGGCAACTCCTCCAAGGAAGGACATCCAAGCATAAGGTTTAATCTGAAGCCATGTATTCTGATTATTAGCATCAGAAGCTCTTAAACAATACATTCTTACCAGTTTCTCAgttgtttcaactttttcagcgaATCCCCATGGATCTACTAGAATCAGATGAGCAACTCTTGATGGATTCTCGAGAGCATAAGCACTCGCCAAATATCCTCCAAATGCGTGTCCTATAATGTACATTTTCTCAATTCCCATGGCTTTTCGCCAGTCTTCCATCACTTCAACCATTTCCAACTCGGCGATGGCATTGTCGTCACTGAACCTCGATCGCGATGATCTTCCGAAACCTAGTGGATCAAATGAATGCACAGCATGATTTTTGGCGCAGCtgttgaaatttgccgtgaaCATTGCAACACCAGCGCCCAATCCAGGAATGAAAACTATTGCTTCGCCGTTTAGGTTTTCAGCTTCTCTGGGCCTCACTGTCACCGTGTACACTTCGCCTCTTTTGAATCTGACCTGAAAAAGACACTCCAGACCAgagaaacaaatatttctcACTCACCGGGACATATTTGGCTTCGTATGATACTTCGCAAGACTGAAACAGACGTCCCTCgacaatttttagttgttcCTTCGAGTCATCCGTGAATGTCATCCAATTCATTCTGAAAACCGTAGTTTTATTTGAACAGCAAGCATCAAATATTAATAAATACTTACATTGTTGTTAATGCAGTTTTTGTCGTTGCAATTGccatctgaaaacaaaaaaatgttggctaGAGTGTGGCTAAATAGGGGGCAAAGTGCAATAACAAGAAGAAAtcacaggaaaaaaattttgtcctCGTGTACGACACGGCCGTGGCCTAGAATTCTCGGAGCTTCAAAtggaatttattaattttttggctcgatattttcaacaaaatctcTTGATATGTGATGATTAGTCacgttttttctattttaatgaaatttgtttGTGTAAATAACCTCGCGAAACCTGTTTTCGCATCAGCTGTCGTCGCTTTTGAACAAGACGCTCGTATTCTTTTCATTAGAGCGCCGTTGCCTTTCTTCATTTTGCCAATTTAACAGTACGATTTCTTATATTCTATTTCAATATTATActtaaagtttattttatcAAACTCTCATTTTTAGATGCCATCGGTTCCACGTGTTGATCGCCTCAAACCCATTTACACAGCCGCAAAAGCTCTGAACTTTGGATGgcgattttctgattttctgaaaattccggcTTATAATGGAATCTCGCGTTACACCAACCAACTTCATCGCATCACTGTCAGGTTTTGCAAACAAAGTGAATCCAGTGTCGGAGTTCGCAATTTTATTGAGAATCAACTCGTTGAAATCGGTAAGAATTTCTGTCTacgatcaaaaaattaatagagaATCTAAATTAAaagcttcatttttttttaaataaagaagGAAATCCGTTTTTTTCAGGCCGTAAAAACCCATCAGTTGTGATCTATGCCCAGCCTGTGCGAAACTCGAACCCATCAATCCGCGCAGAATATGGAAATGGTCGGACTCTACAGATCAATGCAAAAAACATGACACAAGACGAAGTGAGCAAAGATGTGCATTTGTTATTCTCAAGAAGCGGCGAACCAGTTGTGAAGCTAGAGAGTCGTCAAAGTGCATTGGTTCCTTCTATTCAAGGTCAATGGACACCGATAACATGGCTTCCAACAGAAATGAACACGGAACAACTTCCAGCGAAACAGTTCTCAAAGCACAAGTCAACGGCAACGTCGGCGACGGAATATATTCTTCAAAATCCACCAAAATAAGCAATAATCCGTTATTTTATAGTTGTTTTCATTTATTCgttgttttcttttgattttttgacaatattaTTAGTAATAAAATTTAGTGTTCAGAATGAGTTGAATAACTCGTTGGtccagaaaaaaggaaaaatactGAACAGAAAAGttaaggaaattgaaaaaaaaagaaaacttttcaagaagTAGATAGAAATGAGAATCATTGGAATaggcttcaaaaaaaaatatatcaatttctagaaattataATCACTGGTTATATCCATTCATCGGGTCCCATTGCCATTGTGCCTGTGGTGCTCCTTGAGCTTCAGGTCTCCATCCTCCACTACTCGATTGTCCGTAATCCACAGCACTTGGAGCACCGCCGAGCTCTCCAAATTCACTGGCTTGAGGTTGAGGAACAGTTGGTGCAGTGACCCAATTATTAATATCTTCTTGTGGAGCAATTTGATGTGTTGCAACCACGTATTCGAACTGTTCCGAGTATGGATTCATGAATTTGTATGCAGACACAGTACATGGAATGTAATCAGTACTGGTACGTACTCGAATATTTATTCTCATTGGTTGGTCACTgaaatggaaatgtttttatttagttAACATGGAATCTACTGCTATAGGTTTAAAGGAAAgtacatttttcgaaatggtcccgccacgaaTATTATTCGTGAAAAATTCGCCTGAAAATATTCCCTAGAACCGCGAAAATTACGATTAAAAAActacggtacctggtctcgacaaGACAAATGTTTGTTTAATGAAAAAGGTTTgagcctttaaaaagtacggtaattttaatgtttctaCTCAATTCTCTTTggtttttcatagtttttttgataaaggtatatttatttgtttaaaaactcacataaGACAACatgtatttttacaaatagtgagaaaaactatgaaaaatcgacgaaaattcTACAGAgtagaaagtttgaaattgcaGTACTCTTTAAAACCGCACACACTCTTGAAAGCAGGTAATATGAAATTTGATGGAcgcaaattgttcaaaaaggtttttttacgaaaactTACCTTAAAAGAGCCACAAATGAGTCTTGAAGGGTCTTCTCATCTGCTGGATGTGCAAGATTCCACCAATATCTTCCGATAAGTTGATCACTGCTCAAACCAATTAAATCACTAACCCTCGCATCAAtaaatgtcatttttccatCTTCCGAAACACGAAccgaaaattgatttgttGATGTTGGATCAGCACAGACCGGCATTGATGCTACCTTTAATTAAATCACGTTTATCTGCATCGTAAACTATTCTAACCTGTAACCTGGCAATTGCCACCAAACAAGATGAAGCTGGAGCATTAATTCCCTGTGGTGGAGCATTTTTGATATATCCTGTGCAATGCATCACAACGTAATTTTGACCAGCATGTTGGAATAAGGGACGGCGATTTCTGAGACGATGAAGTGGTTCAAGGGCTCCGACACGCATTCGACAGATGAATCCACGACGACATGACATATGAACTCGTGTTGATGCTCCTTCGCGTTTCACTGATCCTAAAATTCAATGATTTTGATAGTTAACTTGaagtgggttactgtacttttaaAGATACACACATTTTAAGAGCGAGCAGATACctttttgacggaaaatcacaaattttgggCATGCCAAAATCTAGTGAAATTACAATAGAtgcttttaaaacaaatactACTTAATTCGATTGACTGAAGTAAGTGGTTATTACTGTAAACGGTTCCAAGTTATATGActactttggaaaaaattcaaaaaatccttgAATCTCTCCTCTTCTCTTTTTATGATAACTCACCAGATTTCAAATCGAGAACTTTATTAACTGATACTTCACTTCCACACAATTGATCTCTAATTTTATCTTGATCATCTGGATGTATGAgttcattcaaatttctttgaagCCAATCttcctaaaaattaatatttatatttcaataATGAAAGATTCAAATCTTGCTCACCTGCTTCAAATTAAGTACGGGAGTAATTGAATCAGCAACATATAACACTTTTCCAGTCTGAcaacaaacaacaaaaagaaatCCATTCGCTGCTTCTAGaatcaaatgtttcaattcTTGATCCGTAAGAAATGATGGTTTATATGAAGTTTCATCTTGTGCCGTATGTCCTCGAATTCCTTTCATGTGTGATACTGCCATTCGGAGAATCGTTAGTTTATCGGGTTTACGTCCAAGTGATGCACATTGTGGAACCATTTCGGCTAATTCATTTATGTAATGAGTCATTTTGTTACGGCGACGTCGCTCAATCTAAAACGTTTTCAGTTGAATTTGAAGCaagaaattttactttttccatattgaattttgatttcagaaatttcaaccAAAGggttggtaaattgccaaatttttaaacttttagtttttagtttaatACTTGCAGAAAGAAAGATTTTTCGGTCGGCTTCCGAATTCATGATATGTGAAACTCTAAAATTGTgcctatttgaattttaattatacagtttgaaataattttttaaaaagttctcTATGACTCGATAATTTTAGCACCAtatgtagaaatttttaaaaaatttaaaatcgctggaaatttaattttgagttgTGTTACGTCCCatgaaaattgcagttttaCAGGTCAAACAATACCCAGAGTATCGtactttttatttgaattaatGAAACATAGcagtataaattttcagatataaatgttcaaaacctCACCTCTGAATGATTTTCCCTTGCAAATCTTTCCTTATTCTCTCCCATTTCATCTTCCATTCGAGCATATTTTCCAGATGGCATGCCCATATCTTCATCTTCCATTGCGaagctgaaattatttaaaatttaaaatataagtTTAGAAGTATCCAAAAATAACCAGCAATAAGCATATCTGAATAGTTGTATTGCAtagaaaaccaattttaatcaacacattttttgcaataaaaagcCATAACTTAAGCTAATAATGTCACACTATGCCTTACCTCGTCGCCGATTGCCATGGATCCATAAATATATCCTGAGCCATTCTGAAAACTataaagaaaagtttttttctgtcGAAAAGAAGAATTGAAAGACACCAAAACAAATTATAGGCAATTGAATATATTAGgtgaagaatttaaaaaattgaattttaaaacaagttGTGCAATGGATCGAGAGTAAATCAATTAATTATGTAAATCGTCGCTTCCTTGCCCGATGAGAGAGAAAGTATGGAAAATCTAGAGTAAGATGCGTCAGAGAATACTCTCCATTGTAGACACAATGTCTTTAAACACGCGATACGTATGTCTGAGTCTCCATTTTTCATATACTCTCACCAATCAATATTTCTTTAGGATGATGGGGGATGGGAAAGGAATGGTGTGAGAGAGAGGGGCGTGCGCGCTTTTTCTATTTGTCCAGTACCTCGTCACCAAACACCGTTGAGGACCGTATTATTACTATGAAGAgagaaagaaatgaaaagaaattgaGAGTGACCCCCCTACATATGGTCACTGGATATTTGAGAGAAGAAGCAACAGATGGAATTAGAGGGGAGAGACTTTTTAAGGATGATGAAGGaggaaacggaaaaaaattagaagatgATGGATGGATGATAGGGCATATAAAAATGTGATAGTGATAATGCAAGAAAATAAGTGAAATAATGCACGCATTTATAGTGTGACCAGTATTTGAAAGTTGAATGACCACAATTGattgatcaaatttttttaactttcacaCTCtcaattaaaatcattttttatttgaaagaaaacctTTTGCATAGGCCCCTATAAAACATTCTGCTACATGCCTCGCactttgaactaaaaaatatcGACCTGAAAACTGTTCCTTGGATGTTTCCAACTTTCGAGTTTTGTGAAATTGTTCCAAAAGTGTAGTTTTTTATCAAGTTAAagttttctttctaaaaaaacacacataaTTCAAGCTTTCAGAATGTTTGTTTCAGATCGACTTTTCCACTCGGCCTTTTGTAGATTTAGAATGCACTAGAGTTTGGCATAAGTTTGATTTTATTCATGTCAAACTTTGACCCAAACCTTTCTTGTATTGTTTtaaactgttgaaaaaaatattgtcgCTGCCAAATTCTGGCAAAAAGTTGGTGTACAATGCCAAGCAGTCCAAGGCGCTCTTCGCCAGAGGAGCCATAGGACGAAACTCCATATTCAAATTAGTTATGCTTCTAAAAAGACAGATATAGTGACATATATTTCAATTTGGAGACCCCATTCAGAACTGTTCATATATTACAAAATTGATAATCTAAATATCAGTGCTCTTTTCTCGAATTCAACTCGTCTGCTCAACCGATTCATTCGTCAAAGTTGTATCTCCAGATTTCACGGATTGTAAGTCGACTGCAGAAAGACACAAAATCTTCTTTTTATTGAATCTCACCGTTTTCTCGTTGAATAACTAAAATCATTATGTTAGGTGACAATCATAAGGTTCAGATAAACTTACCACATTAAAGTACGGATGAGTGAGAATCTCAATTCCAGAGAGACGCTTGTTCGGATTGTAGACAAGGATTTGAAGAAGAACTGCTACTGACTCTTTCATGTCATCttgctcaattttctgaaaaacaactCTCTGGAGGTTTTCTTAAAGCTTTTTGCCTGAAACCGATTTGATTCCACATGCGCCTTATCGTTTGGTGCCTACTCTGTGCCTATCTTGTACCTAGCTTGTGCCGCGCAATCAATAACAGACTAGTGGTACATCAAATCGGTTTCAAATGTTAAGATGGTTCCGAATGTAGCACTTAAAACCGGTCGCTGATGAAAATTgtctgaattttcaatgaactCGTTCTTCGTATAATAATTACCGTATTATAGACTGTAGTTCTCCGATCCTTCTGATAAATGACTGTCTGTGTGTAGAGATAAGTCAAGTCGGCAGTTGTCTTCGATTTATTATATTCATATGAATCCAAAACTTCCTGCAACTTCGTGCTGCTCACTTTCATTGATGACACATCAGAATCTGTTGGGTATCCGAGCATATCGAAAATGACCTCCGCTTGATTGTTCGATGATTTTCCAGCCAAGATGATTCCGCCTTTCAGTAGCTCTCCAAATACACATCCGCAAGACCAcgtgtctgaaaaattatattctagCAAAAAACTCCAAGACTTGCTCAAGGTAACTAATAGTAAACTTGGGCTTAGTAAGAATTCACCAACAAGCATCTAACAAAATTATCagataatttgaatattttttcagaattttcttacCAATTTTGCATCCATAGTACTTGGAGCCTAAAATCAATTCTGGTGGTCTGTAGTATCTCGTGACATGATAACTTTGCTGTGGTGATTTTGTAGATTGGATGGACGATGAGCCAAAATCAGATATTTTCAGCAGACCTGTTTCGGCGTTGTAGAGTAGATTTTGAGGCTTGATGTCTCTGTGACAAATGTCAGCCTTAAAATTCCAGATTGAATGGGAgacatattcaaaaaaataactgcaCCTTCTCCAAATGTGCTTGTCCTCGAAACAATTGCCAGACAATAAGCTTCACTTCTACAATGTCAATCCGGCGGTTTTTGTCTTTTAGAAACTGATAAAGATTCAATGGAATGTACTCGAAAATCAGAGCAAGACAAATACGACCTGAATATTTGTAATTTGCTTATTATTCTATCAACTAAGCGTGCTCACACCTTCATGTTGTTTCTGATAGCTGTACAACAAACGAACAATATTCCGATGCTTCAACTTTCCCAACTGTCCAAGAATCTTCACTTCCATTGGACATCCTTTGTGACGCGGCCAGGTCTTTTTGATCACAATATCGATTTCCTGATTGGATTCTGTTTGAGCAACTCCACGGTAGACATTGGAAAATGCTCCA containing:
- the dao-5 gene encoding Nucleolar protein dao-5 (Confirmed by transcript evidence); this encodes MSSDLYANAVLYSEISQRNPELVSKMFNEATRKKLDAFLKDNEAPKLKDIVTDNVFKKRKRIASSSGNEPPVKKMAAKDSSDSDSSDDGAVKKNGVQKPVNVAAKKSATPVQKKAESSSSSDSDAPAKKLTPVKKPAQTPAQKKAASSSDSDSDDEPPKKAPAVTTKVAPKPMAKKQDTSDSDSDSEDSDDGKSKKANPVKVTPVANVLQKVVAKKAASSSSDSSDDEKKPAAKPTPAKPTPKPVVKKAESSSDSSDDEKKPVAKPAPAKATPKPAAKKADSSSDSSDDEAPAKKTPAKAAPKPVAKKAESSSDSSDDEKKPAAKPTPAKATPKPVAKKAESSSDSSDDEKKPVAKPAPAKATPKPVAKKAESSSDSSDDEKKPAAKPTPAKATPKPVAKKAESSSDSSDDEKKPVAKPTSAKATPKPAAKKADSSSDSSDDEAPAKKTPAKAAPKPASKKAESSSDSSDDEKPAAKSTPAKITPKPTAKKVASSSSDSSDDEKKPAAKPTPANATPKPVAKKAESSSDSSDDEKKPVAKPTSAKATPKPAAKKADLSSDFSDDEAPAKKTPAKAAPKPASKKAESSSDSSDDEKPAAKSTPAKTTPKPTAKKAASSSSDSSDDEKKPVAKPTSAKATPKPAAKKADSSSDSSDDEAPAKKTPVKPTPVKIVAKKVDSSSDSSDDEKKPTKATPVKVTPKSVTKKAAASSSDSSDDEKKPVVKQTPNVVPKKEKAASSSDDSSDDEKKPTAKPTPKATPKQSAKKADSSDDSSDDEAPAKKTPAKSTPAKTAVKKEASSSSDDSSDDEKTKKKSATTPAKSTPKTALKKAESSDSSDDDEDLPKPSKAVTPRPQRADSEESAETEESSSRTPALKAKPLATSTEKAVYENRKRKSSPFRRVQMTKDSVSEKFRNNQHDSHFDQWGQRANESLGKVVGKAFRHEKTKKKKGSYGGGPINQSINSIKFSDSDD
- the dao-5 gene encoding Nucleolar protein dao-5 (Confirmed by transcript evidence), with protein sequence MSSDLYANAVLYSEISQRNPELVSKMFNEATRKKLDAFLKDNEAPKLKDIVTDNVFKKRKRIASSSGNEPPVKKMAAKDSSDSDSSDDGAVKKNGVQKPVNVAAKKSATPVQKKAESSSSSDSDAPAKKLTPVKKPAQTPAQKKAASSSDSDSDDEPPKKAPAVTTKVAPKPMAKKQDTSDSDSDSEDSDDGKSKKANPVKVTPVANVLQKVVAKKAASSSSDSSDDEKKPAAKPTPAKPTPKPVVKKAESSSDSSDDEKKPVAKPTSAKATPKPAAKKADLSSDFSDDEAPAKKTPAKAAPKPASKKAESSSDSSDDEKPAAKSTPAKTTPKPTAKKAASSSSDSSDDEKKPVAKPTSAKATPKPAAKKADSSSDSSDDEAPAKKTPVKPTPVKIVAKKVDSSSDSSDDEKKPTKATPVKVTPKSVTKKAAASSSDSSDDEKKPVVKQTPNVVPKKEKAASSSDDSSDDEKKPTAKPTPKATPKQSAKKADSSDDSSDDEAPAKKTPAKSTPAKTAVKKEASSSSDDSSDDEKTKKKSATTPAKSTPKTALKKAESSDSSDDDEDLPKPSKAVTPRPQRADSEESAETEESSSRTPALKAKPLATSTEKAVYENRKRKSSPFRRVQMTKDSVSEKFRNNQHDSHFDQWGQRANESLGKVVGKAFRHEKTKKKKGSYGGGPINQSINSIKFSDSDD
- the lid-1 gene encoding AB hydrolase-1 domain-containing protein (Confirmed by transcript evidence), producing the protein MSRFKRGEVYTVTVRPREAENLNGEAIVFIPGLGAGVAMFTANFNSCAKNHAVHSFDPLGFGRSSRSRFSDDNAIAELEMVEVMEDWRKAMGIEKMYIIGHAFGGYLASAYALENPSRVAHLILVDPWGFAEKVETTEKLNTWLQIKPYAWMSFLGGVAGYFNPFSPMRWMGPYAPAIVKKLRPDLLLRFPGLHDYDIYKYVYYLNLPNPTGETAFMNMTLPVGWAKRPMIKRFNGIDKNVGVSFIYGSKSWIDPGPAIDIQSTRENAYVDIKIVRGAGTHVYADDPAAFNEIVSDVVEGRLSNPSNDFEIEECCHSD
- the lid-1 gene encoding AB hydrolase-1 domain-containing protein (Confirmed by transcript evidence), with the protein product MSRFKRGEVYTVTVRPREAENLNGEAIVFIPGLGAGVAMFTANFNSCAKNHAVHSFDPLGFGRSSRSRFSDDNAIAELEMVEVMEDWRKAMGIEKMYIIGHAFGGYLASAYALENPSRVAHLILVDPWGFAEKVETTEKLIKPYAWMSFLGGVAGYFNPFSPMRWMGPYAPAIVKKLRPDLLLRFPGLHDYDIYKYVYYLNLPNPTGETAFMNMTLPVGWAKRPMIKRFNGIDKNVGVSFIYGSKSWIDPGPAIDIQSTRENAYVDIKIVRGAGTHVYADDPAAFNEIVSDVVEGRLSNPSNDFEIEECCHSD
- the lid-1 gene encoding Abhydrolase domain-containing protein lid-1 (Confirmed by transcript evidence), which produces MAIATTKTALTTIMNWMTFTDDSKEQLKIVEGRLFQSCEVSYEAKYVPVRFKRGEVYTVTVRPREAENLNGEAIVFIPGLGAGVAMFTANFNSCAKNHAVHSFDPLGFGRSSRSRFSDDNAIAELEMVEVMEDWRKAMGIEKMYIIGHAFGGYLASAYALENPSRVAHLILVDPWGFAEKVETTEKLIKPYAWMSFLGGVAGYFNPFSPMRWMGPYAPAIVKKLRPDLLLRFPGLHDYDIYKYVYYLNLPNPTGETAFMNMTLPVGWAKRPMIKRFNGIDKNVGVSFIYGSKSWIDPGPAIDIQSTRENAYVDIKIVRGAGTHVYADDPAAFNEIVSDVVEGRLSNPSNDFEIEECCHSD
- the lid-1 gene encoding AB hydrolase-1 domain-containing protein (Confirmed by transcript evidence) — its product is MAIATTKTALTTIMNWMTFTDDSKEQLKIVEGRLFQSCEVSYEAKYVPVRFKRGEVYTVTVRPREAENLNGEAIVFIPGLGAGVAMFTANFNSCAKNHAVHSFDPLGFGRSSRSRFSDDNAIAELEMVEVMEDWRKAMGIEKMYIIGHAFGGYLASAYALENPSRVAHLILVDPWGFAEKVETTEKLNTWLQIKPYAWMSFLGGVAGYFNPFSPMRWMGPYAPAIVKKLRPDLLLRFPGLHDYDIYKYVYYLNLPNPTGETAFMNMTLPVGWAKRPMIKRFNGIDKNVGVSFIYGSKSWIDPGPAIDIQSTRENAYVDIKIVRGAGTHVYADDPAAFNEIVSDVVEGRLSNPSNDFEIEECCHSD
- the mrpl-34 gene encoding Large ribosomal subunit protein mL43 (Partially confirmed by transcript evidence), with the translated sequence MPSVPRVDRLKPIYTAAKALNFGWRFSDFLKIPAYNGISRYTNQLHRITVRFCKQSESSVGVRNFIENQLVEIGRKNPSVVIYAQPVRNSNPSIRAEYGNGRTLQINAKNMTQDEVSKDVHLLFSRSGEPVVKLESRQSALVPSIQGQWTPITWLPTEMNTEQLPAKQFSKHKSTATSATEYILQNPPK